One stretch of Nitratiruptor tergarcus DSM 16512 DNA includes these proteins:
- a CDS encoding metal ABC transporter solute-binding protein, Zn/Mn family, with product MRFLLLFFFATLLFAKDTILVSILPQKFFLEQIAKDSFDIEVLIPPGASPATYTLKPSQIKKIRKARCYFTIGVPFEKAWRDRIQAANSELHFVDSGKYIRRYPLAHHHHHEEHEHEKSLDPHIWLAPNLVPLIARAMLDELLKLEPNKKKFFLTNYQEFAQKTIEIDSKIYSLLLQKKSKAFLVYHPSFGYFARSYGLEQLAIEKEGKEPKMQDLIQLAKKAKALGIKTIFIEPQFPQKSAKFLAQKIGAMVKVIDPLAYDWENNILKVARAIAGD from the coding sequence GTGCGTTTTTTGCTTTTATTCTTTTTTGCTACACTTCTTTTTGCCAAAGATACGATACTTGTCTCAATTTTGCCACAAAAATTCTTTTTGGAGCAGATTGCAAAGGATAGTTTTGATATAGAAGTACTTATACCCCCAGGGGCAAGCCCTGCCACATATACTCTCAAACCATCACAAATAAAAAAGATCCGCAAAGCTCGCTGCTATTTTACTATAGGTGTTCCTTTTGAAAAGGCATGGAGAGATCGTATACAGGCTGCAAACTCTGAGCTTCATTTCGTAGATAGTGGCAAATATATTCGTCGCTATCCCCTAGCACATCATCACCACCATGAAGAGCATGAGCATGAAAAGAGCCTCGATCCCCATATATGGTTAGCCCCCAATCTCGTACCCCTTATTGCTAGAGCAATGCTTGATGAACTTCTAAAACTTGAGCCCAATAAAAAGAAGTTCTTTCTCACAAACTATCAAGAATTTGCCCAAAAAACTATAGAGATTGATTCCAAAATCTATTCTTTGCTTTTGCAAAAAAAATCAAAAGCTTTTTTGGTTTATCACCCCTCTTTTGGCTACTTTGCTAGAAGTTATGGTTTGGAGCAACTTGCAATCGAAAAAGAGGGGAAAGAGCCAAAAATGCAAGATCTTATACAATTAGCCAAAAAAGCAAAAGCACTGGGCATTAAAACAATTTTCATCGAACCGCAGTTTCCACAAAAAAGCGCCAAGTTTCTTGCCCAAAAAATTGGTGCTATGGTAAAAGTCATCGATCCCCTTGCATATGATTGGGAAAACAATATTTTAAAGGTAGCGCGTGCAATTGCCGGCGATTGA
- a CDS encoding metal ABC transporter ATP-binding protein translates to MQLPAIEVDGLYFAYDKEYVLENINLTIYDKEYIAIIGPNGGGKTTFLKLLLGLLQPQKGKISIYGKEPSQAKNLIGYLPQQTNFNLDMPLQAKEIILQGRLSAKKFRFDKDDLTLLDEIAQKLNIAHLLHKKIGTLSGGQRQRVLLARALITKPKILILDEPTAAVDIEAQKEIYEILRNLSITRLVVSHDVNILLEGVDRVLYINRTLYIHDNLKLNIQKRDGHFCEMELFEELKKACIHD, encoded by the coding sequence GTGCAATTGCCGGCGATTGAGGTTGATGGACTCTACTTTGCTTATGACAAAGAGTATGTCTTAGAAAATATTAACCTCACAATCTATGATAAAGAGTATATTGCAATTATTGGGCCAAATGGTGGTGGGAAGACAACTTTTCTCAAGCTCCTTCTAGGACTCTTGCAACCTCAAAAAGGTAAAATCTCTATTTATGGAAAAGAGCCATCTCAAGCAAAAAATCTCATTGGCTATCTGCCACAACAGACAAACTTCAATCTCGATATGCCCTTGCAAGCAAAGGAGATCATCTTGCAAGGAAGACTGAGTGCAAAGAAGTTTCGTTTTGATAAAGATGACCTTACACTATTGGATGAAATTGCACAAAAACTCAATATTGCCCATCTGCTTCATAAAAAGATAGGCACCCTCTCTGGTGGACAGAGACAGCGGGTACTCCTGGCACGTGCGCTTATTACAAAACCAAAAATCTTAATCCTCGATGAGCCAACTGCAGCAGTAGATATTGAAGCACAAAAAGAGATTTATGAAATTTTGCGAAATCTATCCATTACAAGACTTGTTGTAAGCCACGATGTAAATATTTTGCTCGAAGGTGTAGATCGGGTACTCTATATCAATCGCACACTCTATATCCATGATAATCTCAAGCTCAATATCCAAAAAAGAGATGGCCATTTTTGCGAAATGGAGCTTTTTGAAGAGCTTAAAAAGGCTTGCATCCATGATTGA
- a CDS encoding metal ABC transporter permease, with amino-acid sequence MKSLKRLASMIETITFFANSFLATALLAIAIAIIGSIMLINRYNYLAASIAHGSYGGVGMAIYLGTGVVLGATLFAVALALLLAYITYKENRRTDILIGVLWAVGMSIGIIFIDLTPGYNVDLLAFLFGNILLIPKSDLFFMAGVDLALLIYLSTFYHHILAVAYDKEFALTRGLNVKLIHTLTLILIALTVVMSIRSIGLILVIALFSIPPYIAEKYTKNFISMMIVAGIISFIIMCIGLFVASSLNISATASIIIIAGVLFILTFIRIKQ; translated from the coding sequence TTGAAGAGCTTAAAAAGGCTTGCATCCATGATTGAGACAATCACTTTTTTTGCAAACTCTTTTCTTGCCACAGCTCTTCTTGCAATCGCTATTGCAATTATTGGATCCATCATGCTTATAAATCGCTACAACTATTTAGCTGCAAGTATCGCTCATGGTAGCTATGGTGGCGTCGGTATGGCTATTTATCTTGGTACGGGAGTAGTTCTGGGAGCGACACTCTTTGCAGTTGCTTTGGCGTTACTGCTTGCCTATATCACCTACAAAGAAAACCGCCGCACAGATATTTTAATTGGAGTTTTATGGGCTGTAGGAATGAGTATAGGCATTATTTTTATTGATCTTACTCCTGGTTACAATGTAGATCTGCTTGCTTTTTTATTTGGAAATATCCTTCTCATTCCAAAAAGCGATCTCTTTTTTATGGCTGGTGTGGATCTTGCACTGCTCATATATTTAAGCACCTTTTATCACCATATCTTAGCAGTGGCATACGACAAAGAGTTTGCACTTACACGCGGACTCAATGTCAAACTCATACACACTCTTACTCTCATACTCATTGCCCTCACAGTTGTGATGAGTATACGATCCATTGGGCTTATTCTAGTAATAGCACTGTTTAGTATTCCACCCTATATTGCAGAAAAGTATACAAAAAACTTTATATCTATGATGATTGTAGCTGGTATAATTAGCTTTATTATCATGTGCATAGGTCTCTTTGTAGCCTCATCACTCAATATTTCAGCAACTGCCTCGATTATAATTATTGCTGGAGTTCTTTTTATACTAACATTTATAAGGATAAAACAGTGA
- a CDS encoding carbon-nitrogen hydrolase, translating into MKVALIQQCFHKTKEDTIKKSLELIDTVSDAELVVLQELHQGPYFCQSEDTQNFALAEEFAADVEFWRWVSEEKSIVLVTSLFEKRAPGLYHNTAVVFDKGKIAGIYRKMHIPDDPGFYEKFYFTPGDLGFEPIDTSVGRLGVLVCWDQWYPEAARIMALKGAEILIYPTAIGWFDEDSEDEKNRQLDAWITIQRSHAIANGLPLISVNRVGFEEDLSGCLKGIRFWGNSFVCGPQGEIIIQGDNKSEQALICEIDINRTKEVRDIWPFLRDRRIEAYECLLQRFCQRSSIENKSNKRK; encoded by the coding sequence GTGAAAGTGGCCTTGATACAACAATGTTTTCATAAAACAAAAGAGGATACTATCAAAAAAAGTTTAGAACTCATTGATACAGTTAGTGATGCAGAGCTTGTAGTGCTCCAAGAGCTTCATCAAGGACCATATTTTTGTCAAAGTGAAGATACACAAAACTTTGCTTTAGCAGAAGAGTTTGCTGCTGATGTAGAGTTTTGGCGATGGGTCAGTGAAGAAAAAAGTATTGTACTGGTCACAAGTCTTTTTGAAAAGAGAGCTCCTGGACTTTACCATAATACTGCAGTGGTTTTTGATAAAGGAAAAATAGCGGGGATATATCGCAAAATGCATATTCCGGATGATCCCGGATTTTATGAGAAATTTTACTTTACTCCTGGAGATCTTGGATTTGAGCCAATTGACACTTCAGTTGGAAGATTGGGGGTACTGGTTTGTTGGGATCAATGGTATCCTGAGGCTGCAAGGATAATGGCGCTCAAAGGTGCGGAGATCCTTATCTATCCAACAGCAATTGGATGGTTCGATGAAGATAGTGAAGATGAAAAAAATCGCCAACTAGATGCTTGGATAACAATCCAACGCTCTCATGCCATTGCAAATGGATTACCACTTATTAGTGTCAACCGTGTAGGATTTGAAGAAGACCTGAGTGGATGCCTCAAAGGCATTCGATTTTGGGGCAATAGCTTTGTGTGTGGTCCACAAGGAGAGATTATTATACAAGGAGATAACAAAAGTGAACAAGCGTTAATATGCGAAATTGATATTAACCGTACAAAAGAAGTACGTGATATCTGGCCATTTTTACGCGATCGTAGGATTGAAGCCTATGAGTGTCTATTACAAAGATTTTGCCAAAGGAGTAGTATTGAAAATAAGTCCAATAAGAGAAAATGA
- a CDS encoding NUDIX domain-containing protein: MIKEIKVLKNPKFIEPVEIVYEQNGKTKRWEAVKAHDSVAILLYHPQKDVFVLVKQFRPALYMQHGFEFSYELCAGIVDKEKSLEQIAIEEVEEETGYQVEKIEKITSFFTSVGFAGSKQTLYYAEVSTQIADGGGIDDEVIEVVYLPVAKAQEFMYDESKPKTPGLLFALCWWFERNSQ; encoded by the coding sequence ATGATAAAAGAGATTAAAGTTTTAAAGAATCCAAAATTTATAGAGCCAGTTGAAATTGTTTATGAACAAAATGGAAAGACAAAGCGGTGGGAAGCAGTAAAAGCGCATGATAGTGTGGCTATATTGCTCTATCATCCACAAAAAGATGTATTTGTGCTTGTCAAGCAGTTTCGGCCGGCTTTATATATGCAGCACGGCTTTGAGTTTAGTTATGAATTGTGTGCTGGTATAGTAGATAAAGAGAAAAGCTTGGAGCAGATAGCTATTGAAGAGGTAGAAGAAGAGACTGGCTACCAGGTAGAAAAAATTGAAAAAATTACTTCATTTTTTACTTCAGTAGGCTTTGCTGGATCGAAGCAGACTCTCTACTACGCAGAAGTGAGTACACAGATAGCAGATGGTGGCGGTATAGATGATGAGGTGATAGAGGTAGTCTATCTTCCTGTAGCAAAAGCGCAAGAATTTATGTATGATGAGAGCAAGCCAAAGACGCCAGGTCTTCTTTTTGCTCTTTGTTGGTGGTTTGAACGAAACTCTCAGTAA
- the mgtE gene encoding magnesium transporter, with the protein MQKDEVLKIRHILETELKSGEITLHPSEIAAFLKYLYSENKEEFFAILRKLPEEVLGEVLLELPESIKDEAIEQLSVKKLAKAVEELDSDDAVDLVKDIEDIDSDLEQKVLQNIDKEYKEEIETLSSYDESTAGAYMQTEVFKAYVDEKVKDAIERLRKLKAEGEVSNIHQVYVVDKDEKLKAIIPLEDLILYDFNAKFADIIHEKKYEPITVHVNEPVAELIKKFEDYDLAVVAVVDDEGRLLGRITSDDVIDLIEEQATEQIYNLAGLEEEAEEEEDIKEVTKKRAWWLLINLGTAILASFVIGLFDETIQKYVALAVLMPIVASMGGNAGTQTLTVVVRKLALGEIDWQNAKKALMKETVVSLLNGLIFAVIMGAIAWIWFGNHLLGVVIALAMIINLLAAGFFGAVIPLFLKKVGQDPAVGSSVLLTTVTDVVGFFAFLGLAKVMLVH; encoded by the coding sequence ATGCAAAAGGATGAGGTACTAAAAATTCGACATATTTTAGAAACAGAGCTCAAAAGCGGTGAAATTACTCTCCACCCTTCTGAAATAGCAGCATTTCTCAAATATCTCTATAGTGAAAATAAAGAGGAGTTTTTTGCGATTTTACGCAAACTTCCAGAAGAGGTGCTTGGTGAAGTACTCTTAGAGCTTCCAGAATCGATTAAAGATGAAGCGATCGAGCAGCTTTCAGTCAAAAAGCTCGCAAAAGCGGTAGAAGAGCTTGATAGTGATGATGCGGTGGATTTAGTCAAAGATATTGAAGATATCGATAGTGATTTAGAGCAAAAAGTCTTACAAAATATCGATAAAGAGTATAAAGAAGAGATTGAGACTCTCAGCTCTTATGATGAATCTACCGCCGGTGCATATATGCAAACAGAGGTATTTAAAGCCTATGTAGATGAAAAGGTAAAAGATGCAATTGAGAGACTCAGAAAGCTTAAGGCTGAGGGTGAAGTGTCAAATATTCACCAGGTATATGTAGTTGATAAAGATGAGAAACTCAAAGCAATTATTCCTTTAGAAGATCTTATTCTTTACGATTTTAATGCCAAATTTGCAGACATTATTCATGAAAAAAAGTATGAACCTATTACTGTGCATGTAAATGAACCTGTGGCTGAACTTATTAAGAAGTTTGAAGATTATGACTTGGCTGTTGTGGCAGTAGTTGATGATGAAGGAAGATTGCTAGGGCGTATCACATCGGATGATGTTATAGACTTGATTGAAGAGCAAGCAACAGAGCAGATCTATAACCTTGCAGGTCTTGAAGAGGAAGCAGAAGAGGAAGAGGATATTAAAGAGGTAACAAAAAAGAGAGCTTGGTGGCTTCTTATAAACTTAGGTACTGCGATACTTGCCTCTTTTGTCATTGGGCTTTTTGATGAGACGATCCAAAAATATGTAGCTCTTGCAGTATTGATGCCAATAGTAGCTTCTATGGGAGGGAATGCTGGAACGCAAACACTCACAGTAGTTGTACGTAAACTTGCCCTTGGAGAGATTGACTGGCAAAACGCAAAAAAGGCACTCATGAAGGAGACTGTTGTCTCATTGTTGAATGGACTCATTTTTGCTGTTATTATGGGGGCGATTGCATGGATATGGTTTGGTAATCATCTTTTAGGTGTTGTCATTGCTCTTGCAATGATTATCAATCTTTTGGCAGCTGGATTTTTTGGTGCAGTTATTCCGCTGTTTCTCAAAAAAGTTGGGCAAGATCCTGCAGTGGGGAGTAGTGTATTACTTACAACTGTCACAGATGTTGTGGGATTTTTTGCATTTTTGGGACTTGCAAAAGTTATGTTGGTACACTAA
- a CDS encoding peptidoglycan DD-metalloendopeptidase family protein, which produces MRILLALLIALILQADTVQEAIWQKGETLLSFFAKHGIDASLYYNLDREDKELADEIHAGVKYFVVNEDNNSSAIKHLLIPINEELQIHIYKDDTSYKLEFLPIFYQNFRDRFSLAIQSNPYSEILKATKNLRLAHEFVAAFKNSLDFSHSIRKNDALAIIYEQKVRLGELFGMPVIKAALVETRGKKNYVFNYNGRYYDQNGKELESFLLKRPVRHARITSRFTLRRWHPILHRYRAHLGVDFGARRGTPVMAAGSGRVVFAGRKGGYGNVIIIAHRDGYKTLYAHLSKFRRNIRAGKYVKQGQIIGYVGSTGLSTGPHLHFGLYKNGRAINPLKVVRITKSRLSGKELRKFKKIVNRYKEELNELVQKREKPKILEVLKSIEGGDNAKG; this is translated from the coding sequence ATGAGGATTTTGCTAGCATTGCTCATAGCATTGATACTGCAAGCAGATACTGTACAAGAGGCAATTTGGCAAAAGGGCGAGACTCTTTTGAGTTTTTTTGCCAAGCATGGGATCGATGCGAGCTTGTACTACAATCTTGATAGAGAAGATAAAGAGCTAGCAGATGAGATCCATGCTGGTGTAAAATATTTTGTAGTAAACGAAGATAACAACAGCAGTGCCATTAAACATCTTCTCATTCCAATAAATGAAGAGTTGCAGATCCATATCTACAAAGATGATACCAGCTATAAGTTGGAGTTTTTGCCAATTTTTTATCAAAATTTTCGTGATAGATTCAGTCTTGCAATCCAAAGTAACCCTTACAGCGAGATCCTTAAAGCAACAAAAAATCTACGTTTAGCGCACGAATTTGTTGCAGCTTTTAAAAATAGTCTCGATTTTTCTCACTCGATTCGCAAAAATGATGCTCTGGCTATTATCTATGAGCAAAAAGTGCGACTAGGGGAGCTCTTTGGGATGCCTGTGATTAAGGCTGCTTTAGTAGAGACAAGAGGAAAGAAAAACTATGTTTTTAATTACAATGGAAGATATTATGACCAAAATGGTAAAGAGCTTGAGAGCTTTTTACTCAAGCGTCCTGTGCGCCATGCACGCATAACTTCACGTTTTACGCTTCGTAGATGGCATCCAATACTACATCGCTATAGAGCGCATCTTGGTGTGGATTTTGGAGCAAGGCGGGGAACTCCTGTGATGGCTGCTGGCAGCGGGAGAGTAGTGTTTGCTGGGCGTAAGGGTGGATATGGCAATGTAATCATTATTGCCCATAGAGATGGGTATAAAACACTCTATGCTCATCTATCAAAATTTCGCAGGAATATTCGTGCTGGAAAATATGTAAAGCAAGGACAGATTATTGGATATGTGGGAAGTACGGGGCTGAGTACTGGACCACATCTGCACTTTGGGCTCTATAAAAATGGTAGAGCTATAAATCCTCTCAAAGTGGTACGTATCACCAAAAGTAGGCTAAGTGGCAAAGAGCTGAGAAAATTTAAAAAGATTGTCAATAGATATAAAGAGGAACTCAATGAGCTTGTACAAAAAAGAGAGAAACCAAAAATTTTAGAAGTGCTTAAAAGTATAGAAGGAGGGGATAATGCAAAAGGATGA
- a CDS encoding plasminogen-binding N-terminal domain-containing protein, producing the protein MIRILFFAFTALVLYAQTTTLVKVEKNRGIIEPVALPKGTSGIVVHHYDKNHTSIVARAILEKSNQIRFEVFDALAQEALPKPKTLPASGDEVILGYLYDRATIIAPNLTTYQQIAKEVQEEILHPDLFATELSKAKHPAPSYEDFKNFCNKYALAKIYLALKDEVAIVDCYSFEKIDALPLHSRSKKIKLPFYSRIKEIETSIFDFFGTKEIDNYYSYYKKLLEKR; encoded by the coding sequence TTGATACGTATACTTTTTTTTGCTTTTACAGCTCTTGTTTTATATGCACAAACCACTACACTTGTCAAAGTAGAGAAAAATCGAGGTATCATTGAGCCTGTGGCACTTCCAAAGGGCACGAGTGGGATTGTCGTTCACCACTATGATAAAAATCATACAAGTATAGTTGCTCGCGCTATTCTTGAAAAGAGTAATCAGATCCGTTTTGAAGTCTTTGATGCACTAGCACAAGAGGCTCTTCCTAAACCAAAAACACTGCCAGCTTCTGGTGATGAAGTGATATTAGGATACCTCTACGATAGAGCTACTATTATCGCACCAAATCTTACTACCTATCAGCAAATAGCAAAAGAGGTGCAGGAGGAGATTCTCCATCCAGATCTTTTTGCAACAGAACTCTCAAAAGCCAAACATCCAGCACCAAGTTATGAAGATTTCAAAAATTTTTGCAATAAATATGCCCTTGCAAAAATTTATTTAGCTCTTAAAGATGAAGTAGCAATAGTTGATTGCTATAGCTTTGAAAAAATAGATGCATTACCTCTACATAGCCGAAGTAAAAAAATCAAACTCCCTTTTTACTCAAGAATTAAGGAGATAGAGACATCAATATTCGATTTTTTTGGAACAAAAGAGATTGACAACTATTATAGCTACTATAAAAAACTGTTGGAGAAGAGATGA
- a CDS encoding FAD-linked oxidase C-terminal domain-containing protein — translation MKKHIKALQNLIGQENVKADKPHRLAYSYDATREHFEPDVVVFPKDEEDVSKILRYCNEHKIPVVPRGAGSGFTGGALPVGGGVVLAVEKYMNKILEIDTKNMVAVVQPGVINKDLQREVEKHGLFYPPDPASQDYSTLGGNVAENAGGMRAAKYGITKDYVMALRAVLPNGDIIRAGKRTIKDVAGYNIPGILIASEGTLAVITEITLKLLSKPKLTKTVMGVFPTVTAAMNAVYKSLAGGANPVAMEFLDNLTIRAVEEKFHKGLPVEAGAILISDIDGNVEEEIDYQIGLLEKFFKQNGATEFRIAKDEKEAADIWFARRNASQSITIYGSKKINEDVTVPRSELPRYLEEVEKISKKYNVKIPCFGHTGDGNVHTNVMVDGSDPKQVEIGYKAIEEIFQMTIDIGGTLSGEHGIGLSKAPFMKMAFSEAELGLFRRIKEAFDPNNILNPGKMGL, via the coding sequence ATGAAAAAACATATCAAGGCACTGCAAAATCTTATAGGACAAGAAAATGTGAAAGCAGATAAACCCCATAGACTTGCCTACTCCTATGATGCTACGCGAGAGCATTTTGAGCCTGATGTTGTAGTTTTCCCAAAAGATGAGGAAGATGTAAGTAAAATTTTGCGCTACTGTAATGAGCATAAGATTCCAGTAGTGCCAAGAGGCGCTGGCAGCGGTTTTACAGGCGGGGCTCTTCCTGTAGGTGGTGGTGTTGTGCTAGCAGTTGAAAAATATATGAATAAAATTTTAGAGATTGATACCAAAAATATGGTAGCAGTAGTGCAACCTGGCGTCATCAATAAAGATCTCCAGCGTGAAGTAGAAAAGCATGGACTTTTCTATCCACCAGATCCTGCGAGCCAAGACTACTCAACTCTTGGAGGCAACGTGGCTGAAAATGCTGGAGGTATGCGCGCAGCAAAATATGGTATCACCAAAGATTATGTTATGGCACTGCGTGCCGTTTTGCCAAATGGAGATATTATAAGAGCTGGTAAAAGAACAATCAAAGATGTAGCAGGCTATAACATTCCTGGTATTCTCATTGCTAGTGAAGGGACATTGGCAGTTATTACTGAAATCACCCTCAAACTCCTCTCCAAACCAAAACTTACTAAAACTGTCATGGGCGTTTTTCCTACAGTTACTGCAGCAATGAATGCCGTCTATAAATCTTTAGCAGGTGGTGCAAACCCTGTCGCAATGGAGTTTTTGGACAATCTCACAATCCGTGCAGTAGAAGAGAAGTTTCATAAAGGCTTGCCAGTAGAAGCTGGAGCAATCCTTATCAGTGATATCGACGGAAACGTGGAAGAGGAGATCGACTACCAAATAGGACTGCTTGAAAAATTTTTCAAACAGAATGGTGCAACTGAATTTCGCATAGCAAAAGATGAGAAAGAAGCAGCTGATATCTGGTTTGCAAGGCGCAATGCAAGCCAAAGTATCACTATCTATGGAAGTAAAAAAATAAACGAAGATGTTACAGTCCCTAGAAGTGAACTCCCACGCTATCTTGAAGAGGTTGAAAAAATTAGTAAAAAATACAACGTCAAAATCCCATGTTTTGGTCACACTGGTGATGGTAACGTGCATACTAATGTGATGGTTGATGGAAGCGATCCAAAGCAAGTAGAGATTGGCTATAAAGCGATTGAAGAGATATTTCAAATGACTATTGATATTGGAGGTACTTTAAGCGGAGAGCACGGTATAGGACTGAGCAAAGCTCCTTTTATGAAGATGGCCTTTAGTGAAGCTGAGCTGGGTCTTTTTCGCCGCATCAAAGAGGCATTTGATCCCAATAATATTCTCAATCCTGGTAAGATGGGACTATAG
- a CDS encoding YihY family inner membrane protein: MIQKSKKFFQSLYDPDITMYASSLSFHTIFSIIPLLLVSFSIFIRLPSFEKHYGKIKEFIFSSLIPTQQEAITQHIDTFLQNSSKLGFIGFVFILFASIMFFQNYEYIVNKIFKSKPRGFWSSLTIYWTLMTLAPIGLALSFFLSSKLQALLNSTSYTSWIDFLTIFPYLIIWIIFFLTYKISSTALISFKAAFVSSFIASLIWDISKNLFVYYVIHNKTYATIYGSFSAILFFFLWIYISWIIFLYGLKLCYLINKNQPHNQSSSPDKCTPIN, from the coding sequence ATGATTCAAAAAAGCAAAAAATTTTTTCAATCACTTTATGATCCTGATATCACAATGTACGCCTCTTCTTTGAGTTTCCATACCATTTTTTCCATTATTCCACTCCTGCTTGTTTCATTTTCTATCTTTATACGTTTGCCTAGTTTTGAAAAACACTATGGAAAAATCAAAGAGTTTATTTTCTCTAGCCTCATCCCAACACAGCAAGAAGCAATTACCCAACATATCGATACTTTTTTGCAAAACAGCTCAAAGCTAGGCTTTATAGGATTTGTCTTTATTCTCTTTGCCTCAATTATGTTTTTTCAAAACTACGAATATATTGTAAATAAAATATTCAAATCCAAACCACGCGGTTTTTGGAGCTCTTTGACAATTTACTGGACACTCATGACATTAGCCCCTATTGGATTAGCCCTTTCATTTTTTCTCTCTAGCAAACTCCAAGCGCTACTTAATAGTACCAGCTATACTAGTTGGATCGATTTTTTAACAATCTTTCCCTATCTTATTATCTGGATAATCTTCTTTCTTACATATAAAATCTCATCTACTGCTCTTATTAGTTTTAAGGCAGCTTTTGTATCTTCATTTATAGCTTCACTTATCTGGGATATCAGTAAAAATCTCTTTGTCTACTATGTCATACACAATAAAACATACGCGACAATTTATGGATCTTTTAGTGCAATCCTCTTTTTCTTTTTGTGGATCTATATCTCTTGGATTATTTTTCTCTATGGACTCAAACTATGCTATTTGATAAACAAGAATCAGCCCCACAATCAAAGCAGCTCCCCAGATAAATGCACGCCTATAAATTGA
- a CDS encoding ComEC/Rec2 family competence protein, producing MLAATPLFSNVSQRLIAFFLVFLLFCFNLFWEYRQYNEIFSKKRYFTTATVKNQYAKGKKQVLKLQSLDGFTFYTTSYEQLRDLRDRKVKVLLFSSKKRVSFIEFLHNFYIPAYIIAVLPKDRFLKLKDLIVRQHSSKIAKEIFGALFLATSLDYNTRQKLSSFGISHLVAISGFHIGFLVAIVVTIFLFLFRSIWQRFLPHRNIYTFATLLALFVAGGYFLLLGNLPSVTRAFIMAIVGFILFDRHIKLLSFETLFWIVLIVLALFPRFVFSYGFWLSVSGVYMIYLFLYHVKIRSPLLLFIALNFWVFWFMLPLSLAIFGQFSPLQLLSPLLSMAFAVFYPLALLLHIIGIGGSLDWMLYFLESDVTSFRVDVPLWQTALFLLLTLLSIYRRAFIWGAALIVGLILVYQIA from the coding sequence ATGCTTGCAGCTACCCCTCTCTTTTCCAATGTCTCCCAGCGTCTCATCGCCTTTTTCCTCGTATTTTTACTTTTTTGCTTCAATCTTTTTTGGGAGTATCGCCAGTATAATGAGATCTTTTCCAAAAAGCGCTATTTTACAACTGCTACTGTGAAAAACCAGTATGCAAAAGGCAAAAAGCAGGTGCTCAAACTGCAAAGTTTGGATGGATTTACATTTTATACGACAAGTTATGAGCAGTTGCGCGATTTGCGTGATAGAAAAGTGAAAGTTCTTCTTTTCTCATCTAAAAAGCGTGTCTCATTTATAGAGTTTCTTCACAATTTTTATATTCCAGCATATATTATCGCAGTTTTGCCAAAAGATAGGTTTTTGAAGCTAAAAGATCTTATAGTAAGGCAGCATAGCTCAAAAATAGCAAAAGAGATTTTTGGAGCACTCTTTTTAGCTACATCTCTTGATTACAATACTAGGCAAAAACTCTCCTCTTTTGGTATAAGTCATCTTGTAGCAATTAGCGGTTTTCATATTGGTTTTCTTGTTGCCATTGTAGTGACAATTTTTCTCTTTTTATTTCGCAGTATATGGCAACGATTTTTGCCTCATCGCAATATCTACACTTTTGCTACACTCTTAGCACTCTTTGTAGCTGGTGGCTATTTTTTGCTTTTAGGCAATCTTCCATCAGTAACCCGAGCATTTATTATGGCGATAGTGGGATTTATTCTTTTTGATAGGCATATAAAACTTCTTAGTTTTGAGACGCTATTTTGGATTGTGCTCATTGTCCTAGCACTTTTTCCAAGGTTTGTTTTTAGTTACGGTTTTTGGCTTTCTGTGAGTGGAGTTTATATGATATATCTCTTTTTGTATCATGTGAAAATTCGTTCACCTTTACTACTTTTTATAGCACTCAATTTTTGGGTATTTTGGTTTATGTTGCCTCTAAGTTTAGCTATTTTTGGGCAGTTTTCTCCTTTGCAGCTCCTCTCGCCACTTCTTAGTATGGCTTTTGCAGTTTTCTATCCTTTGGCTCTATTGTTGCACATAATTGGTATTGGAGGAAGTTTGGATTGGATGCTATATTTTTTAGAGAGTGATGTTACATCTTTTAGAGTTGATGTACCATTATGGCAAACTGCTCTTTTTCTTTTGTTAACACTACTATCAATTTATAGGCGTGCATTTATCTGGGGAGCTGCTTTGATTGTGGGGCTGATTCTTGTTTATCAAATAGCATAG